The following proteins are encoded in a genomic region of Glycine max cultivar Williams 82 chromosome 18, Glycine_max_v4.0, whole genome shotgun sequence:
- the LOC102669137 gene encoding uncharacterized protein isoform X3, protein MHAKKYLKNIGLESEDYHFFKRVGKGLLCTYAVLGALWLYNNNSSLGWEKLKPRLKEHEEALKGFIAEGGMIGTSTSPKGMAESDKENFDEEAQKLWLRMKNEVKTELREKGFDVE, encoded by the coding sequence ATGCATGCTAAGAAATACCTGAAGAATATTGGGTTGGAAAGCGAAGACTACCACTTTTTCAAACGTGTTGGGAAGGGCTTACTTTGCACCTATGCAGTACTTGGGGCTCTGTGGCTCTACAATAACAATTCATCACTGGGGTGGGAGAAACTGAAGCCACGGCTGAAGGAGCACGAAGAAGCATTGAAGGGGTTCATCGCCGAGGGAGGGATGATTGGAACATCTACTAGTCCAAAAGGGATGGCTGAGAGTGATAAGGAGAATTTTGATGAGGAAGCTCAGAAGCTGTGGTTGAGGATGAAGAATGAGGTCAAAACTGAACTTAGGGAGAAGGGTTTTGATGTTGAATAA
- the LOC100782038 gene encoding protein OCTOPUS-like, which translates to MTSKTHRFTTCHRHPSTPVTGFCASCLRERLAGIDSSSAESPELRRTKSFSGRTTDAPSSSAAPEPRRRSCEVRLPPLGGSLSDLFNVDDKKKKPPNRNAEICSSTTGGGIGEKERGDPVRVSGDDDGEGKTMKEFIDLELRSKKNTGRDFRDIAASFREAASVFSKRLMKWRRKQNAKRNRYNDGLGAGAGVGPVEKLGLRTLHEAQSEVGEYGIALGRRSCDTDPRLSVDDSRFSFEAPRASWDGYLIGKAYPGVSRMVRVGDRVLLEEEEEEEGEESLENGEECCPGGSAQTKHYYSNWHRRRRSFDRSNSRRKSSMGEVDELRAISNAKVSPATTELFYGAKVLITENDLRDANLKPINSVQSDNVMGSASKDDACDVAIGDDQKGLNRFHKWGRLWSKLGLMQKRREDRLEEGEYAGGGGGDVVDKPIAESWQKLRRVVNGQVSESVSQKLIRSYSVSCRDSSRTAGLVSGFVGSETKGHVFNGRQKFMLQRNRSVRYSPSNVDNGLLRFYLTPLKSYRRSRSGKSSLKSSNPTARSFF; encoded by the coding sequence ATGACTTCCAAAACGCACCGTTTCACTACCTGTCACCGTCACCCTTCCACACCCGTCACCGGTTTCTGTGCCTCCTGTCTCCGTGAACGCCTCGCCGGCATCGATTCCTCCTCCGCCGAATCGCCGGAGCTCCGCCGCACCAAGTCCTTCTCTGGGCGCACCACCGACGCTCCCTCCTCCTCCGCCGCCCCGGAGCCCCGCCGCAGGTCCTGCGAGGTCCGACTGCCGCCGTTGGGAGGCTCGCTGTCGGACCTCTTCAACGTTGACGACAAGAAGAAGAAGCCTCCGAATCGGAATGCTGAGATCTGTTCCAGCACCACCGGCGGCGGAATCGGAGAGAAAGAGCGCGGCGACCCGGTTAGGGTTTCCGGCGATGATGACGGAGAGGGTAAGACGATGAAGGAGTTCATAGATCTTGAATTGCGGAGCAAAAAGAACACAGGGAGAGATTTCAGAGACATCGCGGCAAGTTTTCGCGAGGCTGCTTCCGTATTCAGCAAAAGGTTGATGAAATGGCGACGGAAGCAGAATGCGAAGAGAAACCGCTACAACGACGGCTTAGGCGCCGGCGCCGGCGTTGGTCCGGTCGAAAAGCTAGGGCTAAGGACATTGCATGAGGCCCAATCTGAGGTCGGAGAATACGGCATCGCGTTAGGTAGAAGATCGTGCGACACTGATCCGAGGTTATCCGTGGACGATTCGCGGTTTTCGTTCGAAGCTCCTCGAGCTTCATGGGACGGTTATTTGATAGGCAAAGCGTACCCTGGGGTTTCCCGAATGGTTCGTGTTGGTGATAGGGTTTtgcttgaagaagaagaagaagaagagggagaAGAGAGTTTGGAGAATGGTGAAGAGTGTTGTCCTGGTGGTTCAGCTCAGACTAAACATTACTACTCGAATTGGcataggaggaggaggagtttCGATAGGTCGAATTCGCGTAGGAAGTCGTCAATGGGGGAAGTTGATGAATTGAGAGCGATATCTAATGCTAAGGTTTCCCCTGCGACCACTGAGTTGTTCTATGGTGCAAAGGTGTTGATCACTGAGAATGATTTGAGGGATGCGAATTTGAAACCAATTAATAGTGTTCAATCTGATAATGTAATGGGTTCTGCTTCCAaggatgatgcttgtgatgttgcaATTGGGGATGATCAAAAGGGATTGAACAGGTTTCACAAATGGGGTAGGTTGTGGAGTAAGTTGGGGTTAATGCAGAAGAGAAGGGAAGATAGGTTGGaagaaggagagtatgctggtggtggtggtggtgatgtgGTTGATAAGCCAATTGCAGAGTCTTGGCAGAAGCTGAGGAGGGTAGTTAATGGACAAGTGAGTGAGTCGGTTAGCCAGAAGCTTATTCGTAGCTATAGTGTTAGTTGTAGAGATTCTAGTAGAACCGCGGGTTTAGTCAGTGGCTTTGTGGGTTCTGAGACTAAAGGCCATGTTTTCAATGGAAGGCAGAAGTTTATGCTTCAGAGAAACCGGAGTGTTAGGTATTCACCAAGTAATGTTGACAATGGCTTGTTAAGGTTCTATTTGACACCCTTGAAAAGCTATAGGAGAAGCAGATCTGGAAAGAGTAGTTTAAAGAGTTCAAATCCCACAGCCAGAAGTTTCTTTTGA
- the LOC100782575 gene encoding glycerophosphodiester phosphodiesterase GDPDL6, whose translation MTNVFQKLKDANLTVVVHNLKNEYTTLAFDYWSDPDVKIATYIQTAKVDGIVTDFLATASRFMRSPMILPGDLLNTIPTELQPPALPPLKVAKVVNRGLSIVAILVFAMLFAGH comes from the exons ATGAcaaatgtttttcaaaagttGAAAGATGCAAACCTCACAGTAGTAGTCCATAATCTCAAAAATGAATACACAACCCTGGCATTTGACTATTGGTCTGATCCTGATGTCAAGATTGCAACTTATATCCAAACTGCCAAGGTTGATGGAATCGTGACGGATTTTCTAGCCACTGCAAGTAGATTCATGA GGAGTCCCATGATCCTGCCTGGTGATCTATTAAACACCATTCCTACTGAACTTCAGCCACCAGCACTTCCTCCTCTTAAGGTTGCAAAGGTTGTTAACAGAGGCCTTTCTATAGTAGCTATTTTAGTGTTTGCTATGCTATTCGCTggtcattaa
- the LOC102669137 gene encoding uncharacterized protein isoform X2: MSETVFCLSGFHLLSSMHAKKYLKNIGLESEDYHFFKRVGKGLLCTYAVLGALWLYNNNSSLGWEKLKPRLKEHEEALKGFIAEGGMIGTSTSPKGMAESDKENFDEEAQKLWLRMKNEVKTELREKGFDVE; encoded by the exons ATGTCTGAAACTGTGTTTTGCTTATCAG GTTTTCATCTGCTGAGTTCAATGCATGCTAAGAAATACCTGAAGAATATTGGGTTGGAAAGCGAAGACTACCACTTTTTCAAACGTGTTGGGAAGGGCTTACTTTGCACCTATGCAGTACTTGGGGCTCTGTGGCTCTACAATAACAATTCATCACTGGGGTGGGAGAAACTGAAGCCACGGCTGAAGGAGCACGAAGAAGCATTGAAGGGGTTCATCGCCGAGGGAGGGATGATTGGAACATCTACTAGTCCAAAAGGGATGGCTGAGAGTGATAAGGAGAATTTTGATGAGGAAGCTCAGAAGCTGTGGTTGAGGATGAAGAATGAGGTCAAAACTGAACTTAGGGAGAAGGGTTTTGATGTTGAATAA
- the LOC102669137 gene encoding uncharacterized protein isoform X1 yields the protein MFPKRFRDPKTGFHLLSSMHAKKYLKNIGLESEDYHFFKRVGKGLLCTYAVLGALWLYNNNSSLGWEKLKPRLKEHEEALKGFIAEGGMIGTSTSPKGMAESDKENFDEEAQKLWLRMKNEVKTELREKGFDVE from the exons ATGTTCCCTAAGCGTTTTCGGGACCCCAAAACAG GTTTTCATCTGCTGAGTTCAATGCATGCTAAGAAATACCTGAAGAATATTGGGTTGGAAAGCGAAGACTACCACTTTTTCAAACGTGTTGGGAAGGGCTTACTTTGCACCTATGCAGTACTTGGGGCTCTGTGGCTCTACAATAACAATTCATCACTGGGGTGGGAGAAACTGAAGCCACGGCTGAAGGAGCACGAAGAAGCATTGAAGGGGTTCATCGCCGAGGGAGGGATGATTGGAACATCTACTAGTCCAAAAGGGATGGCTGAGAGTGATAAGGAGAATTTTGATGAGGAAGCTCAGAAGCTGTGGTTGAGGATGAAGAATGAGGTCAAAACTGAACTTAGGGAGAAGGGTTTTGATGTTGAATAA